AGCAGGGATGCCAGCTTTATTGTCGGCTTGCAGCATGAGGCGGTGAAGGAATACGGCGATCTCATGAACTGGGAGGAGATTGTGACGGAAGGCTATTGCATCGTGAATCCGGATTGCAAAGCCGCAGAATACTCCAGCGCGAATGCCAGTCTTTCATTAGAAGATGTTGTAGCATATGCGCGCATGGCGGAAAAAATGTTCAGGCTTCCCGTGTTTTATCTTGAATACAGCGGAACGTATGGCGACATTGAGGTCGTGAAGGAAGTTAGGAAAGTGCTGGACCGTACGAAGTTTTATTATGGCGGCGGTATTTCAAATGCAGAACAGGCGAGAGAGATGGCAGTCTTCGCTGACACGGTCATCATCGGCAACATCATTTACGACGATTTGAAGAGTGCACTTGAGACAGTAAAAGCTGTAAAAGGATAATTGAAGTAAGACAGCAAATCATTTACAATAGAAATAAGAACAAACGTTTGGGTAGGTGACGGATAAATGAGTATGCACCAATTGATCGAAAAGCTGCTGACAGGACTCAATCCTGAACAGAGAGCAGCCGTTAAACATACACAGGGACCGCTTTTAATTATGGCGGGAGCGGGAAGCGGTAAGACGAGGGTGCTGACCCACCGCATCGCTTATTTATTGATGGAGAAAGAAGTCGCACCATGGAACATCCTCGCGATTACGTTTACGAACAAAGCAGCACGCGAGATGAAGGAAAGGGTAGCCAGCATTACTGGACCTGTAGCGGAAGACATCTGGATTTCCACATTCCACTCCATGTGCGTAAGAATTTTGCGGCGTGATATCGACCGGATCGGCATTAGCCGCAACTTCTCGATCCTCGATTCTACGGATCAGCTTTCGGTAATCAAAAATATCCTAAAAGACAAGAACATGGATTCGAAAAAATTTGAGCCGCGGAGCATCTTGGGCTCTATTTCGTCATTGAAAAATGAACTGAAAACGAGTGCTGATTTTGCGAAAACGATGAACGGGCCGTATGACAGTGTCGTCCATGAGGTATACCAAGAATATGAAAAACGTTTGAAAAAGAACTCTGCGCTCGATTTTGATGATTTAATTATGACAACCATCCATCTCTTCAAGCGTGTGCCGGAAGTGCTGGAATTCTATCAGCGCAAGTTCCAATACATTCACGTGGATGAGTATCAGGATACGAACCGTGCGCAGTATATGCTCGTACAAATGCTTGCTGACCGTTTCCGTAACCTTTGTGTTGTCGGTGATTCGGATCAGTCGATCTACGGCTGGCGCGGAGCGGACATCGCAAACATCCTTTCTTTTGAAAAAGATTACAATGACGCGAAGGTGATTTTGCTTGAGCAAAACTACCGTTCTACGAAAACCATCCTGGACGCAGCCAACAAAGTGATTGAGAACAACTTCAACCGCAAGGCGAAAAACCTATGGACAGACAAAAACGAAGGACAGAATATTATTTATTACCAAGGCGATAGTGAGCACGATGAGGGCCATTATGTAGCAGGAAAGATCCGTGAGATGACCACCGGCGGAAGCCGCAAATGCTCAGAGATCGCCATCCTGTATCGTACGAATGCCCAGTCCCGTGTGATCGAGGAAGTTTTGATGAAGTCGAACATCCCGTATAACATCGTCGGCGGCACCAAGTTCTACGACCGCAAAGAGATCAAGGACATTCTTGCCTACCTTCGCCTCATTGCAAACCCGGATGATGACATCAGCATGATGCGGATCATTAATGTACCGAAGCGCGGAATCGGTGCTTCGACTGTCGATAAGATTCTCCAATATGGAGCGGATAATGATCTTTCCATGTACCAAGCGCTTCAGGAAGTGGAGCAGATCGGATTAACATCCCGGATTACAGGCGTATTGCGCGATTTTTCCGAGCTGATCACGAACTGGACCCGAATGCAGGAGTTCCTTTCCGTGACCGAGCTTGTGGAAGAAGTGATTGATAAGACGGGTTACCGCGACATGCTGAAGGCAGATAAGTCGCTTGAATCGGAAAGCCGTCTGGAGAACATTGACGAGTTCCTTTCTGTAACGCAAGACTTTGAAAAACAGCAGGAAGATAAGAGCCTTGTGGCATTCTTAACCGACTTGGCCCTTGTAGCAGACATTGACCGCCTGGATGAGGATGAAGGCGATAAGCCGAAAGAATCGGTTGTTCTGATGACCTTGCACTCCGCTAAGGGCCTGGAGTTCCCGGTTGTCTTCCTGATTGGTTTGGAGGAGGGTGTATTCCCGCACAGCCGTGCTCTCTTTGAAGAAAGCGAAATGGAAGAAGAACGACGACTGGCTTACGTTGGAATTACCCGTGCCGAACAGGAGCTTTATTTAACGAACGCTCGAATGAGAACATTGTTCGGACGTACGAACATGAACCCGGTATCCCGGTTTATCGGCGAGATTCCAGAGGAGTTGCTTGAATCCGTTCAAAAGGAAAAAGAAACTCCGAGCTGGGGAAGATCGTCACGTTCCAATGCGGCTCCTTCCTTCATGAAGCAGCCGGCTGCTGCTAAGAAAACATCTCCTGTTTATACGACTAATGGAGGCGAAAAGCTGGATTGGAAAGTCGGGGACAAAGTAAAACACCGCAAATGGGAGACAGGCGTGGTCGTCAGCATGAAGGGTGAAGGCGACTCCCTGGAATTGGACATTGCGTTCCCGCAGCCGGTAGGACTGAAACGGCTGCTTGCGAAGTTTGCTCCGATTGAAAAAATGTAGTTGTGAACGTGTTAAAGGGGTTTAAACGTGCGTTTAAACAATCATCCGGTTAAAAAGCTGTACAGTTAAGATCGATAAAGGAGTTGGAAAGTTTGAACGA
This genomic stretch from Fictibacillus marinisediminis harbors:
- the pcrA gene encoding DNA helicase PcrA → MHQLIEKLLTGLNPEQRAAVKHTQGPLLIMAGAGSGKTRVLTHRIAYLLMEKEVAPWNILAITFTNKAAREMKERVASITGPVAEDIWISTFHSMCVRILRRDIDRIGISRNFSILDSTDQLSVIKNILKDKNMDSKKFEPRSILGSISSLKNELKTSADFAKTMNGPYDSVVHEVYQEYEKRLKKNSALDFDDLIMTTIHLFKRVPEVLEFYQRKFQYIHVDEYQDTNRAQYMLVQMLADRFRNLCVVGDSDQSIYGWRGADIANILSFEKDYNDAKVILLEQNYRSTKTILDAANKVIENNFNRKAKNLWTDKNEGQNIIYYQGDSEHDEGHYVAGKIREMTTGGSRKCSEIAILYRTNAQSRVIEEVLMKSNIPYNIVGGTKFYDRKEIKDILAYLRLIANPDDDISMMRIINVPKRGIGASTVDKILQYGADNDLSMYQALQEVEQIGLTSRITGVLRDFSELITNWTRMQEFLSVTELVEEVIDKTGYRDMLKADKSLESESRLENIDEFLSVTQDFEKQQEDKSLVAFLTDLALVADIDRLDEDEGDKPKESVVLMTLHSAKGLEFPVVFLIGLEEGVFPHSRALFEESEMEEERRLAYVGITRAEQELYLTNARMRTLFGRTNMNPVSRFIGEIPEELLESVQKEKETPSWGRSSRSNAAPSFMKQPAAAKKTSPVYTTNGGEKLDWKVGDKVKHRKWETGVVVSMKGEGDSLELDIAFPQPVGLKRLLAKFAPIEKM
- a CDS encoding heptaprenylglyceryl phosphate synthase, producing the protein MNFDYRVWKHIFKLDPNKEISDGDLEAICESGTDAVIVGGSDGVTLDNTLDLMSRIRKFAVPCVLEVSNIESLTPGFDFYYIPTVLNSRDASFIVGLQHEAVKEYGDLMNWEEIVTEGYCIVNPDCKAAEYSSANASLSLEDVVAYARMAEKMFRLPVFYLEYSGTYGDIEVVKEVRKVLDRTKFYYGGGISNAEQAREMAVFADTVIIGNIIYDDLKSALETVKAVKG